In Pan troglodytes isolate AG18354 chromosome 20, NHGRI_mPanTro3-v2.0_pri, whole genome shotgun sequence, the genomic window CACTCAGGCCCAAGAATAGCAACACTCAGGCCCCCGCCAGTCTGTCTGGGACCTGCGATGGGACAGGCGACAGGCACAGGATGGCAGGGAGGGGCCCAGGGCactgagagaaggggagagacacagacagagggGAGACTGAGAGAGACcgtgggagagacagagagacagggtcaaagagacagagaggggtgGAGAGAAATGcccagcaagagagagagagaagggaggctgagacaggtgaagcgagagagggagacacagagacagaggggGTTAGCCAGGGGCCCGGGGCCAGACACCCAGATGGGGCAGAGAGCGAGACCCACACCAGCAGAGGCGTGGGGAGCCCGGTGGGCGGGCAGGAGGTGCAGGGATCTGGATAGGATGGGGACAGAGCCGTTCGGGAGTCTGCAACCCCCAGCAGCTTCCCCTCCGGTGCTGTCTGGCTTTTAACTTTACGACCTGCCCTTTGACCTTGGGAAAACTTGCAAACCAGAACCTGCCACACCCTGGTCCATGCGCAGCCAGGGCTTTCGTGAGTGTGTCCTGCGGGGCATCAGCTCCACCTTGCCGGGGGTGCATGGGCAGCTTGTGGGCTGCCTGGATGAACTGCCTGCCTGGGCGCATGGGCCTGTGGCTCCAGGAGGGGACACACCCCAAGCTGGGGACCCCTTGCCTCCCTGTGCCTGAGTCCCCCACTTCTGCAGGTGCCTAACGGGGATCCCCAGGTTCATCCAGGCCCCTGGGCACCTTCCACTCATTCCTGCCTCCTCACCTCCCAGGGCCCACCAGCCTCAGACCCTCCTCTCTGTCGCCCTCAGGGGCCTAGCTCAAGCCCTGCCTCgcccctcccagcctcctcccgGGCCTCCTGGCTTCTGGTTCCCCCTCCATTCTGTGCCTGCAGCCCCAGAGGGGTCTCTGCACCCAGAGCTGACCTGTCCTTCCCTTCTCGCAGCTCCCAGGCTGCCCTTGGAGGTCCCGCCTGGTTGGGTTCCTGGCCGGGACCCACCCTCCTCCTTCATCACCTCCTCAAATAACTCTGGCGATAAACAGCCGTGGCGTTCCAGGTCTCATCCGGGATGACTTCCAATTCTGGAGTGCCCTCCCGTGCCCCGCCAGCCTCTGCAgagccctcctcagccttccgtGGCCAGCCTTGTCTCTGGGCCATTTTATGCGACTTGCTTGTCCCGGGGTCCCTTCTCTGTTCTCTCGTCCCTGCAGTGCTCTGTGGGAACCCCATAAAAGCCCCCACTGCTGGGACAGAAACTCTTGGTGTCCCCTTGGGTCTCCCCACAGGGTGGGAGCTGGGAGGGTGGGCCGACACTTCCCGTCAGCACAGGCGTCCCTCCTCCGCTGTGGGGACCCTCGTGATGACCCGGGGCCCACCGGGGGATCCAGGACACTCTCCCTGTCTCAGTCCCACTCGCAACCTCACTCTCCCTTGGCCAAGTAACACAACATATTCACAggctccagggattaggacagggcatcttttaactttatttattttaattattattattattttttgaaatggagtttcactcttgttgctgaggctggagttcaatggcgcgatctcagttcactgcaacctctgcctcccgggttcaagcgattctcctgtctcagcctcccaggtagctgggattacaggtacctgccaccatgcctggctaatttttttttttttttttgagacggtgtctcactctgtcacccaggctggagtgcagtggtgcgatctcggctcactgcaacctccgcctcgcaggttcaagcaattctcctgcctcagtctcctgagtagctgggattacaggtgtgtgccaccacacccggctaatttttgtaattttagtagagatggggttttcaccatgttggccaggatggtctcaatctctttaccttgtgatccacccacctcagcctcccaaagtgccaggattataagcgtgagccactgcacctggcctaattttttgtttgtttgtttgagatggagcctcactctgtcacccaggctggagtgcagtggcacgatctccactcactgcaagctccgccttctggattcacgccattctgcgtcagcctccccagtagctgagactacaggcgcctgccaccatgcctggctaatttttttgtatttttagtagagacggggtttcaccgtgttagccaggatggtctcagtcttctgacctcgtgatccgcccgcctcggcctcccaaagtgctgagattacaggcgcgagccaccgtacctggtctattatatttatatttatttatttttttgagacagggtctcactctgtcacccagggtggagtgcagtgattcCATCATGGggcactacagcctcgacctcctgagctcaagtgatcctcctgcttttgcctcccaaagtgctagggttacaggtgtgagccaccatgcctgggctattatattttgagacaaagtctctcttaCTCAcgatcatggctaactgcagccttaacctcctgggctcaagcagtccttctgcctcagcttcccaagtagctgtgattacaggcgcaggccaccacgtcccacttatttatttatttatgagacagagtcttcctctgttgccaaagctggagtgcagtggtgcaatctcggctcaccaaaacctccacctcctgggttcaagtgattctcctgcttcatcctcccgagcagctggaattacaggcgtgcaccaccacacctggctaatttttgtaattttagtagagatggggttttcaccatgttggccaggctggtctcgatccctttaccttgtgatccacccacctcggcctcccaaagtactgggattataggcgtgagccacggcacctggcctattattattattattattattatttttgagacggagtttcactctgtcacctaggctggagtgcagtggcacgatcttggctcactgcaagctctgccttctggattcacgccattctcctgcctcagccttcccagtagctgaaactacaggtgcccaccaccacgcccagcgaatttttttgtatttttagtagagacggggtttcaccatgttagccaggatggtctcaatctcctgacctcgcaatctgcccgcctcggcctcccaaagtgctgggattacaggcgtgagccaccgtgcctggtctattatatttatttttatttatttatttttgagacagggtctcactctgtcacccagggtggagtgtagtgattcgatcatggcttactacagcctcgacctcctggcctcaagtgatcctcctgcctccgccccccaagtagctgggatcacaggtgtgcaccaccatgcttagcttattttaaaattttttgtagagacggggtctcactatgttgcccaggctggtttcaaactcctgagctcaagtgatactcctgcttttgcctcccaaagtgctagggttacaggtgtaagccaccatgcctgggctgttatatttttgagataagatctctcttactcacaatcatggctaactgcagccttagcctcctgggctcaagcaatcctcctgcctcagcttcccaagtagctgcgattataggtgctggccaccatgtcccgcttatttatttatgagacagagtcttcctctgttgccgaggctgaagtgcagtggtgcgatctcggctcaccaaaacctccatctcctgggttcaagcgattctcctgcctcagcctcctgagtagctgggattacaggcacccgccactacaaccagctaatttttgtatttttagtggagatggggtttcaccatgttggccaggctggtcttgaactctttttttttttttttttttgagacagagtctcgctctgttgcccaggctggagtgcagtggcacaatgttggctcactgcaagctctgcctcccggattcatgccattctcctgcctcagcctcccaagtagctgggactacaggtgcccgccaccatgcctggctaatttttttgtatttttagtagagacggggtttcaccatgttagccaggatggtctcgatctcctgacctcgtgatctgcctgcctcaacctcccaaagtgttgggattacagccatgagccaccgcacctggccagtcttgaactcttgacctcgggtgatctacccgcctcggccttccagagtgctgagattacaggcgtgagccaccagcctcACATgccacttattttaattttttttttttttgtagagacagggtcttgctatgttgcccaggctggtctcatacttgtggacctcagcctcccaaagcactgtgattacaggcatgaggcaccacatctggccagggtgtggacatctttggggccactGTTCTGCCCGCCTGCCAATCAACGGAATAGAATCGAGAGTCAAGAAGTAaactcaggcatggtggctcacacctataatcccagcactttgggaagcagaggcaggcagattgcttgaggtcaggagttcaagaccagcctcggcaacaaagcgagatcccatctctacaaaaaaatttaaagaaagtagtcaggtatggtggcatgcacccgtggtcccagctacttgggaggctgaggtgggagggtcgcttgagcccaggagttcaaggctacagtgagctgtgattgacccactgcactccagcctgggtgacagagtgagacccctgtctcaatcaatcagtcaaaTAAAGAAGTAAACACCTGCTTTCTCCTTAGCAATGACCCCCGTGGAACCCAGGAGATCAAACTCATTTGTTTGCCACTGGTCTCTCTCTAGCACCGGAGGAGCGTGAGCCCCAGGGGGCACGGACTTGTGTTTTTTTCTGCTGTgtcactgatgaggaaactgaggcccagcagtGAGAAACTGGCATGAGGTGGCAGAGAACCAGGAGGCCTCCTGGGCTCTCGGCCCCACACACCAGGGTGTCTGGCCTGTAAGGTAAGTGGGAGTCACTGAGTGGAAGGGGCCCCAGAAGGGTGGGGCCGTCAAACACAGGCCACGCAGGCAGCAAATCAGCAGATTTATTGAGGCAGCAGCGGCAGTGAGGAgcaggggtgtggggagggggcggggcctccCCGGGTCCATGAAGTGCTGGCCTTTCCCAGGCACGCAGTGTGCGCAGCCGGAGGGGGATGCACAGGGACTGCGCTGTGGGCGCCGATGGTCAGCCATGGTCAGTCTGTCCGCAGCCAGCTGCccttctcctccacctccttggtcACTACCAGCAGCACCTCGCACAGGCCCTGGGCCAGCGCAGCCGCCAGGAAGGCCCTGggtgggagaaatggggagactgaggcttggCCAGCCTGGGCATTCCCTCTGGGGAGTGGGGTTTCAGGCCCCTGGTCTTGGAATCGCCTCTGCGGTGCTCACCTGACTCCGTCCTCATCCCCCAGGGCCTCGGGCGCCCGCAGCTTGGAGTCCAGGTTGTAGTAGACACCGTCCACCTGGCGCAGGGCCACCCAGTGCCGCCGGCGCAGCGGCAGTGACAGCAGCCCCAGCGACACGGGCGAGGGCAGGTTCAGGATCAGCCCCAGTACCTGGGGCAGGGCCAGCTGGGACAGGGGCCTGTGTGGGCAGGGAGGGGACACTGCCATCAGGGCCTGCTCCGCCCGCCAGTGAAATGTTGCTGAACATGTGGGGCCCAGGCTGGTGGTGGTGAGGGCCTCCTGAGCCCACCCAGAGGTGTTCCTTAATCAGCCACCCTGGTTCCCGACACTCATCCGTTCCCCTGCCCACTCAAACCTCCCACCCATGCAGCCACCCAACCAgacctcccacccacccaccgtCCACCCAACTCACATCGGCCCTTCACCAACCACCATCACCCTGTCTGTCCAGCCACCCACCTACCAACTTACCAACTCCTCACACAGCCACCCAGGATCCATgcatgatccgcccaccccacTGAGCCTCCCAGCCACCAGCCAACTTCCCAACGACGATTCACACACTCACCTCCCATCTATGCATTCACTTCCATCCCTCATACACACCCGCCCCACCTCCCCGTCAACCACccaaccaccatcaccatccaACTAGCCATCTACTGttccccacccaccacccacccacccacacagccGGCCACCACCCAGCCAGCCATTCACCCAACAGTGGACTCGCCATGCCCCCAATCCTCACTCACTCTTGACCCCCCTGCCATTGGTCTACCCCTCATCCACCAGCCACACGCCTGGCTACTGGCCAGCCGGCCATCAAAACTTCCCATTCATCCACCCAACTCCCCAGCCTCCTGTCTGCTGCCCATTGCCCAGGAACACCCATCACTTCACTCCCCCTGACCCAACACATCCAACGGCCTACTCAGCATTCACCCAGTAACCATCATCCACCCAGCATCTCAGCCCATCGACCACCTGATCTCCCCCTACCAACCCATCAGTGCCAGGCTTCCCACATTCATGCCAACCTCCCCCAGCCAcattcccctccctgccccccaacAGGCTCACACTATAGGGTGCCCTCTGTGCCCGGCCCAGCACATGCTGTGCTGCTCTGGGGCCTACCTCCTCCTGTCCCACCACACGGCggccaggcccagcccctgcAGAGCGGCCATGATCACATTGACATCATAGTTGCCGGTGCCCAGGAGGCTGCGATGAGGGTTCAGCCGGGAGTCTGGGGCCAACCTGGTAGTGGGGGTGGCCAGAGCTGAGGTGGGGACCCCTGGAAAGGCCTCCCCACAAAATGGGGGTCCCAGGGGCCACAAGTTGCCTCAGCCTTTGACTCTCCCCGCTTCAGACCCCACAACTCATCCACCCCCAAGTCCTGCCTCTCCTGCCCCAATTCTGCCCTGTCCCCAAGTCCTGTCTCTCCTGCCCTGACTCTGCCCTGTCCCCAAGTCCTGCCTCTCCTGCCCCGACTCTGCCCTGTCCCCAAGTCCTGCCTCTCCTGCCCCGACTCTGCCCTGTCCCCAAGTCCTGTCTCTCCTGCCCTGACTCTGCCCTGTCCCCAAGTCCTGTCTCTCCTGTCCTGACTCTGCCCTGTCCCCAAGGCCCCAGATGTGCTCTGTCTTCTCCCGcagcctccagcctccctccAGTCCATTCCCACACGGCCCTGGCCCTATCCTGCTCTCAGCTCTCCCATGGCTCCCCAGTGCCTTGGACAAAGTCCCTGTCCCTCCGCCAGTCCCTTCCTCTGTCCTTCAAGGCCCACCTCAGATGTCACGTCCTCTGAGAGGAGCCTCCTGACCTCCAGGCTGGGTCGGGGCCCTGTCTGGGCTCCCCCAGTGAACTGAGCCACCTCAACGATGACAGCTGCCCGCATCACCCTGATTTAACACTGCTTGCTTCTCCCACGGGGTTGCCCTCACCCCTCCCCTGCTCACAGCCCACTCTGCTGCCTCATTTCCCCCAGGACAGAGTCCCACAAGGCCCTGCGTGGTCTGGCTCTGGTGGCCTCACCTCAGAGCCTCAGCACCCTCCTTCCTGGTCCCCTGTCCCCAGCCGCATCCCCGGTGCCCACCGCCTCCCGCCCCACCCCCGCCAACCTTTCCTCCAGCTCTTCCCCTGCCTAGGAAGGCTCTTCCGCCTGTCACCACTTGTCTCTGGGCCCTGCCTCTGAACAGCTGCACCTCTGTTCCCTATCTGGACCCTGGGCAGGCAGGACATGGGAGGAAAacgctcgtgtgtgtgtgtgtgtgtgtgtgtgtgtgtgtgtgtgtgtttccctcaCCACCCTTAGGCTGGCACTTGTGTCTGAGTCATCTCAGGGTCTCCAGCATGGCTTTTGTATGAAAGAGCTGATGGGTCCTTGTTGTGAATGATAGAGGAGATGACTAAATACCATAATAATCAGTCTGAGGGGCTGGGACTCTTAAGATGTCCGAGAGCTGGAGGAGGCTTGGAGCAAGAGGCAGGGGAGGCAGGGCCATCTCCAGGTGTAGAAAGACTCTCCAGGATCAAGTGGGGACTGAAGGCAGGGACAGACTGGAGGCCATGGGCAGGCTGGGCAGGAGAGGGTCAGGCCTGAGCTGGGGCCAGGGACATGGGGACAGAGAGGAGGGAGTGAGAGATGGTaaaggagtgattttttttttttttttttttgagacagtcttgctctgttgcccggctcactgaaacctctgtctcccagcttcaagcaattctcccaccttagcctccagagtagctgggactacagacgtgtgccaccacgcccagctaattttattttttatttatttttattttttagtagagacagggtttcgccctgttggccaggctggtctgaaattcctgacctcaagtgatccacccgcctcagcctcccaaagtgttgggattacaggtgtgagccactgcgcccggccaaggagTGATGTTGGACATTGTGAATAGTGAAGAGGAACATTCCATGCTGGCAGAGAAGGAAGCCATGCCGGGCAGAAAGAAGTACCTGGAAGCCCAGAGGCCGCACAGAAGGGCTCACGGGAGTGGAGAGTCTGGTTTGAGGGGGGCCGTGAGGGCTGAAGATGCAGAGGCAGGCTCGGCCTCCGCTATGAGGAGGGCCTGAGTAGGGCGGGGGCGTGTTTAGGATGGACTGGAGAGCTGTGACAGGGCCCAGATAAGAGACCCCTGAAGCTgggtgagcctgtaatcccagctactggggaggctgaggtgggaggatcacttaagctcaggagttcaagaccagccagaccttgtctctaaagaaagaaccactgggccgggtgcggtggctcgtgcctgtaat contains:
- the JOSD2 gene encoding josephin-2 isoform X1 is translated as MSQAPGAQPSPPTVYHERQRLELCAVHALNNVLQQQLFSQEAADEICKRLAPDSRLNPHRSLLGTGNYDVNVIMAALQGLGLAAVWWDRRRPLSQLALPQVLGLILNLPSPVSLGLLSLPLRRRHWVALRQVDGVYYNLDSKLRAPEALGDEDGVRAFLAAALAQGLCEVLLVVTKEVEEKGSWLRTD
- the JOSD2 gene encoding josephin-2 isoform X2, giving the protein MSQAPGAQPSPPTVYHERQRLELCAVHALNNVLQQQLFSQEAADEICKRPLSQLALPQVLGLILNLPSPVSLGLLSLPLRRRHWVALRQVDGVYYNLDSKLRAPEALGDEDGVRAFLAAALAQGLCEVLLVVTKEVEEKGSWLRTD